In Dehalococcoidia bacterium, the genomic window ATCGCCAGACCGGAGCTCACCACTCCTCCAGGCGAGTTGATATAAAGGCTAATATCCTTATCCGAATCCTCCCGTTCCAGATAGAGAAGCTGGGCTATAATAAGATTGGCGATCTGGTCGTTGATGGGAGTGCCCAGGAATATTATGCGCTCCTTGAGCAGAAGCGAATATATGTCTAAAGTGCGCTCGCCCCTGGCGCTGGTTTCAGTTACAAACGGTATAACAGACATCGGGTCCATGTTATCGCTCCCTCTCTCTATTTAGCTTCGCTTTCGCCCGGGGATGCCGTCTCGGCTTCTTCCTCCGGCTTCGCGGCTTCAGTTTCACCGGATGAAGCCGGCGGTTCAGCTTCCGACTTCGCTTCGTTCGACGCGATATCCATCAGCAGCCTGACCGTCTTGGCCACGGCGAGCGACCTCGCCACGGAGTTTCGCGGCTCCGGCGATTGGAACACTTTAGCCAGCTCCTCGCCGCGCTCGCCGGCCGACTGCACCATCTGCTGTATCTCAGCCTCTATCTCCTCGGCGGTGATCTGTACCTGTTCCTTCTCGGCCACCTTGTCCACAACAAGCGATATGGCGATCTGCTTTTCTGCCAGAGACCTCAGGCTCTCGCGCAGATCATCGATGCTCTTCTGCTGGCTCTTAAGGAAGTCCTCCAGCGTCATGCGGCGCGCCGCAAGCTCCCTCTCCCTCTCCATGATCACCCTGTCGATCTCCTGCTCCACCAGAACTGGAGGAAACTCTATCTTGGACTTCTCCACCACCGCCTCAAGAACCTTCTGCTCGAAACGCCTCATGGCGCCGACCTGGTAAGCATTATTAAGATTGGAGTTGATATTACTCCTCATAGCTTCGACCGTATCGAAATCGCCGCCCATGCCCTTGGCGAAATCGTCATTGACCTCGGGAAGCTTCTGCTCCTTCACTTCGTTCAGTTTCACCTTGAACGAACAGGTCTTTCCGGCGATCTTGGGAGCCTTGAAATCTTCGGGAATTGAAATCTCGAATTCCTTCTCCTGGCCTATCTCCATGCCTTCTATCTGCTCGGAAAACCCGGGCACAGGAATAGGCATATCCTTATGCACCTGCATCTGGAAGTCCTTCTGTTCGACCAGATTCTCGCCTTCCACCGTGCCGAACAGATCGATGGTGACCAGGTCTTCGAACTTCACCGGGCGTTCGACGGGCTCCCACGTCCCGTGCTGCTGGCGCACCTGCTCGATGACTTTATCGACCTCGGCCTCGTCGACGCTGACGGGTTCCTTATCGACCCTGATCTCGCGATAGTCCCCTAATTCGACGACCGGCGGCAGAGATACGGTGGCCTTGAACGATATCGGATCGATCTTCGTGACCTCTATCTGAGGCCTGGCAATGATATCCACCTTCTGCTCGTCGATGGCCTTGCCCAGAAGCTCCGGAACCAGATGCTCCACGGCCTCCTCAAGCAGAGCGCCGCGCCCTATGTGTCGTTCCAGCATGCTCCTCGGCGCCTTGCCGCGTCGAAACCCGGGAACCTCTATGCGACTGACCAGATGACGGTACGCGTCCGAAAGCGATTTCTCCACCTCGTCCGGCTCCGCCTCCACCTCAAAAACCATTTGTCTGTTTTCTATTGTCTGCGATGATACTTTCATAAGTTACAATTATAGCAGAAATCAGCCTTCATTCCAACAAACTTATCTCTCTATCCAAACATCTTTAAGATAGGAGATAGTTGTCGGCGCGGGGTTAAAACCCTTCACATACGGCTTCACCAGGTAGTAGTTCCGACCATACCACAGGGGGAAGAACGGCGCGTCGCTCACGATGGCCTGCTCCGCCGAATGATACAGATCCATTCGATCGTCGATATCGGAAGCGACCCTGGCCTCATCCAGCAAAGCGTCAACGCCGGCATCGCAATATCCTGTATAATTTTCCACGCTGCCGCAGTGGAAGAGCAGATCGAGGAAGTTCTCGGGGTCGGGGTAATCCGCTATCCACCCCACCTGAGAGGCCTGCAGCTCCCCGCTACTGGCTTCCGTTATAAGCGTGATAAAATCGAGTGCTTCGATGCTGACTTCAATGCCAAGGTTCTCCTGCCACATATAAGCAATGGCTATATAGGCGGAGTATACTCCAGCGCAACTGCCCTGAACCGACAGGACTATGGGCGGCATACCGTTGCGATAGCGCGATTCCGCCAAAAGCTGTTGCGCCTTCGATATGTTGAACTCGAGCCCGCTCAGATCATCGTTATAACCCGGCATGCCCTCGGGAAGGATGCCGTAGGCAACCGAAACGGTGTTCTTGGTCAAAACATCGACGATTTTCTCTTTATCCACGGCATAACACAAAGCCTGGCGCACCTTGGCATCATCGAAGGGAGCTACATTGACGTTAAACCCGATGTAATAAAGTGAAAGCTCAGAACCGGACACCAGTTCTTTATTCAAAGCGTTATCCGGATCGAGAACCCTGTCGATATCGCCAGCGCCGACGGCGACGATGTCTATGCCGCCATTTTCGTATGTCATCATTGCATTGCCCTGAAGCCGGAAAATCACGCTCTCCAGCTTGGCCGCGCCGCGATAGTAGTACTCGTTCCGCTCCAGGACTATCTGCGACCCGCTGCTCCACTCCAGCAACTTGAAGGGGCCGGTGCCGTTCGGCTCGCGCCACCAATCGTCGCCGGACTCGACGTTGTTCCGGTCGACTACGTAGGCCGCCGGATGCGTCAGCTTGGAGAGGAAGTAAGCCTTTGGCGCGTCGATGGTGATCTCCAGTGTATACTCTTCGACGACGCGGACGCCGCTGACCTCAACGGCGAGGCCGGCCAGCTTCTCCGTGACGCCGACGATATCGCCGATGTAGGCTTCCGCTATGCGCGAGCCCGTTGCCGGGTCGGCGGCCCGCTCTATCGAATACTTGAAGTCGTCGGCCGTCAACTTCCTGCCATCGTGGAAGAAAACATCATCGCGTAGATGGAAAGTATAAGTCATTCCATCGGAGCTGATATTCCATGACTCGGCGATATCCGGAACGACTTCCAGATCGCCGTCGAGCGTGACCAGCCCGCTGAATATCTCAACTATATAGCCGGCGGCAGTGGAATCGGCGCAGTTAGCCGGGTCCAGCGTGCTGGGACTGGAGCCGAACAGTACCAGCGTGCCGCCCGACGCCGATTCCGTTGTCCCCGCGCAGCCGCAGGGCAGCAGCAAAACGATTGCAGCCGCTAACACGACAAAGATTGTTCGTACGTCGACCCGACGCATTCTCAAGTTAATAAACCTCCAAAAGAGGTAGGGGCACGGCATGCCGTGCCCACAATCGAGCGATGTGCAAGATGCCGGAATGCCAGTGTTCCAGGGGTGTCCCCTATCCTTATCAGATTTCCCCTGTAGGGGCGAACCCCTGTGTTCGCCCTATCCAATCGCATCTCCACCGAGTAACGAAAGCAATATGCAACCCACTTAATCCAGCCTCAGCCTGAGATGTAGGTCCTTGAGCTGCTCCTCCGAGACCTCGGACGGAGCGTCGAACATGACATCCGCTGCGCTCTTGTTCTTGGGGTACGCGATAACCTCTCTTATGCTTGATTCGCCCGCCAGTATCATAACGAACCTGTCTATGCCGGGAGCGATGCCTCCGTGCGGCGGAGCGCCGTATTCGAACGCCTCCAGCATGTGGCCGAACCGCTTCCTGGTCTCCTCCTCCGTATAGCCGAGTATCTGGAATATCTTCTGCTGAAGCTCGCTTTTGTGTATCCTTATGCTGCCGCTGCACAGCTCAAGCCCGTTGCACACCATATCGTAGCACTTGGCCAGCACCTTGCCCGGGTCGGTATCCAGCAGCGGGATATGCTCGTCCTGCGGCGCGGTGAAGGGATGGTGTGTGGAATCCCACCTTCCCTCCTTGTTTTTCTCGAACATGGGGAAATCCACGATAAAGCAGAAGGCCAGCACATCGGGATCGGCGAGATTCAAACGCTTTGCCATCTCGCCGCGCAGCGCGCTCAGCGACTGTTCCACTACGGGCCGCGCTCCGGCGACGATGAATATCATGTCGCCGTCTTTAGCCTCGAAGCGCCGCCTCATCTCCTCTTTCTGCTCCTCGCTGAAGAACTTGGTCACCACGGCCTTGGCGCCCTCGCCGCCGACGGGCAGGTTGAGCAGCCCTTTCGACCCGTATGCCTTGAGGAACTCGCCCAGATCGTCGACCTGTTTGCGCGAATAGCCCGCGCAGCCCGGCGCGCATATGCCGCGCACGATGCCGCCGGCATCCAGCGCCGACTTGAAGACGCCGAACTCCGTCCGCGCCGCGATGTCCGACATATCCTTTATCTCCATGCCGTAGCGGATATCCGGCTTGTCGCTGCCGAACCTGTCCATGGACTCGCGGTAAGTCAGGCGCGGGAACGGCTTTATCATCTTATATTTAGG contains:
- the aspS gene encoding aspartate--tRNA ligase, with the protein product MYRTHGCGTLTAKDSGESVRLAGWVQKWRDHGGLIFIDLRDGTGLVQVVFNPKVSAEAHAIAAKLRNEYVLSVTGTVMKRLAGAENPNLLTGEVEVSVEKAELLNQSRTPPFDIGSDGTDVDENVRLRYRYLDLRRTRMHDNIVLRHRVIKFMRDFLDERGFLEIETPIMIKSTPEGARDYLVPSRVQPGKFYALPQSPQQMKQLLMVAGFDKYFQIARCFRDEDLRADRQPEFTQLDLEMGFIDQEDILKLMEDMFVAIVENVTPKYKMIKPFPRLTYRESMDRFGSDKPDIRYGMEIKDMSDIAARTEFGVFKSALDAGGIVRGICAPGCAGYSRKQVDDLGEFLKAYGSKGLLNLPVGGEGAKAVVTKFFSEEQKEEMRRRFEAKDGDMIFIVAGARPVVEQSLSALRGEMAKRLNLADPDVLAFCFIVDFPMFEKNKEGRWDSTHHPFTAPQDEHIPLLDTDPGKVLAKCYDMVCNGLELCSGSIRIHKSELQQKIFQILGYTEEETRKRFGHMLEAFEYGAPPHGGIAPGIDRFVMILAGESSIREVIAYPKNKSAADVMFDAPSEVSEEQLKDLHLRLRLD
- the tig gene encoding trigger factor, with product MKVSSQTIENRQMVFEVEAEPDEVEKSLSDAYRHLVSRIEVPGFRRGKAPRSMLERHIGRGALLEEAVEHLVPELLGKAIDEQKVDIIARPQIEVTKIDPISFKATVSLPPVVELGDYREIRVDKEPVSVDEAEVDKVIEQVRQQHGTWEPVERPVKFEDLVTIDLFGTVEGENLVEQKDFQMQVHKDMPIPVPGFSEQIEGMEIGQEKEFEISIPEDFKAPKIAGKTCSFKVKLNEVKEQKLPEVNDDFAKGMGGDFDTVEAMRSNINSNLNNAYQVGAMRRFEQKVLEAVVEKSKIEFPPVLVEQEIDRVIMERERELAARRMTLEDFLKSQQKSIDDLRESLRSLAEKQIAISLVVDKVAEKEQVQITAEEIEAEIQQMVQSAGERGEELAKVFQSPEPRNSVARSLAVAKTVRLLMDIASNEAKSEAEPPASSGETEAAKPEEEAETASPGESEAK
- a CDS encoding peptide ABC transporter substrate-binding protein, which codes for MRRVDVRTIFVVLAAAIVLLLPCGCAGTTESASGGTLVLFGSSPSTLDPANCADSTAAGYIVEIFSGLVTLDGDLEVVPDIAESWNISSDGMTYTFHLRDDVFFHDGRKLTADDFKYSIERAADPATGSRIAEAYIGDIVGVTEKLAGLAVEVSGVRVVEEYTLEITIDAPKAYFLSKLTHPAAYVVDRNNVESGDDWWREPNGTGPFKLLEWSSGSQIVLERNEYYYRGAAKLESVIFRLQGNAMMTYENGGIDIVAVGAGDIDRVLDPDNALNKELVSGSELSLYYIGFNVNVAPFDDAKVRQALCYAVDKEKIVDVLTKNTVSVAYGILPEGMPGYNDDLSGLEFNISKAQQLLAESRYRNGMPPIVLSVQGSCAGVYSAYIAIAYMWQENLGIEVSIEALDFITLITEASSGELQASQVGWIADYPDPENFLDLLFHCGSVENYTGYCDAGVDALLDEARVASDIDDRMDLYHSAEQAIVSDAPFFPLWYGRNYYLVKPYVKGFNPAPTTISYLKDVWIER